A window of the Bacillus sp. A301a_S52 genome harbors these coding sequences:
- a CDS encoding nuclear transport factor 2 family protein gives MTYQSGLKTYIEATNSHQFEKVAHVLHPEALYWFTDETCATHDAIQHYFEQAWEKVKDEVYEAVDVTWLTATNTTAVCTYTYKYQGYVEGRFVTGSGRATNVFVVDENGAWKLIHEHLSPLP, from the coding sequence ATGACTTATCAATCTGGGTTAAAGACTTATATTGAAGCAACAAACTCACATCAATTTGAAAAGGTTGCTCACGTCTTACATCCTGAGGCATTGTATTGGTTTACGGATGAAACGTGTGCGACACATGATGCTATACAACATTATTTTGAACAAGCGTGGGAGAAAGTAAAAGATGAGGTATATGAAGCGGTAGACGTGACGTGGCTCACAGCAACAAATACAACAGCGGTATGTACGTATACATATAAGTATCAAGGGTATGTGGAAGGGCGTTTTGTCACTGGAAGCGGTCGGGCAACAAATGTGTTTGTTGTAGATGAAAACGGCGCTTGGAAATTAATTCATGAACACTTAAGTCCCTTACCGTAA
- a CDS encoding tetratricopeptide repeat protein, with product MAEIDFFNILSLTLFALALYYFTHLFNHTSNKNYLFLIAIAIITVLGYFNVMNLYILNISACIIAFGGFLFEKRRIWLYLAFCYLSYTIFLYFHSLTWYDVFYYVSLVIKIIKIFFVIRLLNELYKEPLPHKQIIRQRNKFERMSNKSKITYLNRLLKDTPERGNYLVRANVYKAMGNYTAAEADYRQVIDLSPSHFSGYFNIALLYMDQKDYNEAIVQFNKALELAKGNDKARIYFNKAMSYYHLGNYQKALQDIKKSQKKFPGDVDIFILRARLFLAMGHLHKALTEARTALTKIQQYELDNKEEIKAKTLVLYAELLAKQDKKTSTNKSDKKIIKMITEARQLGFSEEKLKDIYHLKPYL from the coding sequence ATGGCAGAAATCGATTTTTTTAACATACTATCTTTAACTTTATTCGCTTTAGCGTTGTACTATTTTACTCACCTTTTCAATCATACGTCTAACAAGAACTATTTATTTTTAATTGCTATTGCTATAATAACTGTCCTTGGCTACTTTAATGTAATGAATCTCTATATTTTAAATATTTCAGCCTGTATTATTGCATTTGGGGGCTTTTTATTTGAAAAGCGTCGTATTTGGCTTTATCTTGCTTTTTGCTACCTTTCTTATACAATATTTCTTTATTTTCACTCGCTAACATGGTATGACGTTTTTTATTATGTCAGCCTCGTTATTAAGATAATCAAAATCTTTTTTGTGATTAGATTATTAAATGAGCTTTATAAGGAACCGCTCCCACATAAACAAATTATTCGACAAAGAAATAAATTCGAACGCATGTCAAATAAGTCCAAAATCACTTATTTAAATCGATTATTGAAAGATACTCCCGAACGCGGAAACTATCTTGTCCGAGCCAATGTTTATAAAGCTATGGGTAACTATACAGCAGCTGAAGCCGATTATCGCCAAGTTATCGACTTATCACCAAGTCACTTTTCCGGATATTTCAATATTGCTTTATTATATATGGACCAAAAGGACTACAATGAAGCGATAGTACAATTTAACAAAGCGCTTGAATTGGCTAAAGGTAATGATAAAGCAAGGATTTATTTCAATAAAGCCATGTCTTACTATCATCTCGGAAACTATCAAAAAGCCTTACAAGATATTAAAAAAAGTCAAAAGAAATTTCCCGGGGATGTGGATATTTTTATACTTCGGGCCCGTCTTTTTCTTGCTATGGGTCATCTTCACAAAGCCTTAACTGAAGCAAGAACAGCTCTCACTAAAATTCAACAATACGAACTTGATAATAAAGAGGAAATCAAAGCTAAAACGCTAGTATTGTACGCTGAACTCCTTGCCAAGCAAGATAAAAAAACATCCACTAATAAATCTGATAAAAAAATTATTAAAATGATAACTGAAGCACGACAGCTTGGCTTTTCAGAAGAAAAACTGAAAGATATTTATCATTTAAAACCTTACCTTTAA
- a CDS encoding tetratricopeptide repeat protein translates to MSQKFKTFIIQIVVVNDGICSKMTLNRKKSGEVYIQGEDEGILIEKIASENVAEMLNEWYSMIVQHNVKKAVEIKNEIEQTLPFMEENQNLVIYFTLLDFRHKMMIRNIHDLKDDLNYFEEQNINQTDTIIEYYYYFFAGQYNFYNRNFMQAIKNYELAENKLKLVSDPIEEAEFHYHLGQAYYRIEQHFLSLNHAKKALKIFGEFENYLEKELNSEMLLAANLVDLCHYDKAYSYYYTALKKAEEGNFKLSIALANFNLGLCYQRQMTYDLSITHFEEALKISEYSESSRGVRGIYELVYTLYKAKRNKEGHQLLLSGMERAKREEQKEALTKFKVIHACYELQSVPIIISLLDELGKFQLWTDVVELSYEIGVVFEERGNYEGAMKFYKKAVQTKTEVHKMSEVII, encoded by the coding sequence ATGTCACAAAAATTTAAAACTTTTATTATACAAATAGTGGTTGTAAATGATGGAATATGTAGTAAAATGACATTAAATAGAAAAAAGAGTGGGGAAGTGTATATTCAAGGAGAGGATGAAGGAATTTTGATAGAAAAAATAGCATCCGAAAACGTAGCTGAAATGCTCAATGAATGGTATAGCATGATTGTACAGCATAATGTTAAAAAAGCTGTAGAAATTAAAAATGAAATTGAACAGACCTTGCCGTTTATGGAAGAAAATCAAAATTTGGTGATATATTTCACCCTCTTAGACTTCCGACACAAAATGATGATAAGGAACATCCACGACTTGAAGGATGATTTAAATTATTTTGAAGAACAAAATATTAATCAAACAGATACAATAATAGAATATTATTATTATTTTTTTGCGGGACAATACAATTTTTACAATAGAAACTTTATGCAAGCAATTAAAAATTACGAATTAGCTGAAAATAAGCTAAAACTTGTGTCAGACCCAATCGAAGAGGCAGAATTTCATTATCACCTGGGACAAGCATACTATCGAATTGAGCAACATTTTTTATCATTAAATCATGCAAAAAAAGCATTGAAAATTTTCGGAGAATTTGAAAATTACCTGGAGAAAGAATTAAATAGTGAAATGCTTTTAGCTGCTAACTTAGTAGATCTATGCCATTATGATAAAGCTTATTCATACTATTATACGGCTTTAAAGAAAGCGGAGGAGGGGAACTTTAAACTTTCTATTGCATTAGCAAATTTTAATTTAGGTTTATGCTATCAACGGCAAATGACGTATGACCTTTCAATTACACATTTTGAAGAAGCTTTAAAAATTTCGGAATATAGCGAATCAAGTAGAGGAGTAAGAGGTATATATGAATTAGTTTATACGTTATATAAGGCTAAAAGAAATAAAGAAGGCCATCAATTACTTTTATCAGGAATGGAAAGGGCTAAAAGAGAAGAACAGAAAGAGGCTTTAACAAAATTTAAGGTGATTCATGCGTGTTATGAGTTACAGTCGGTTCCAATAATTATTTCTTTATTGGATGAACTTGGGAAGTTTCAATTATGGACAGATGTAGTAGAATTATCTTACGAAATTGGAGTTGTTTTTGAAGAAAGGGGGAATTACGAAGGGGCGATGAAATTTTATAAAAAGGCTGTGCAAACTAAAACGGAAGTACACAAAATGAGTGAGGTGATAATATGA
- a CDS encoding RidA family protein, with amino-acid sequence MTKKFLNPENMPKTAGYTHVVDARHSRTIYISGQIALDENGQVVGIGNLAEQTKQVFKNIDLALKAAGLTFDDVIKLTFFLTDISQMMAVREIRDQYINTTNPPASSAVEVSKLIKDELLIEIEAIAVAD; translated from the coding sequence ATGACAAAAAAGTTTCTCAATCCAGAAAACATGCCGAAAACAGCAGGATACACCCACGTAGTCGATGCTAGACATTCACGGACTATTTATATCTCAGGACAAATAGCTCTTGATGAGAATGGACAAGTTGTTGGGATTGGTAATTTAGCCGAACAAACAAAACAGGTGTTTAAAAATATTGACTTAGCATTAAAAGCAGCCGGATTAACTTTTGATGACGTCATAAAATTAACGTTCTTTTTAACGGATATATCCCAGATGATGGCCGTCAGAGAAATCCGAGATCAGTACATTAATACAACAAATCCACCAGCAAGCTCGGCTGTAGAAGTGAGTAAGCTGATTAAAGACGAATTGTTAATTGAGATTGAAGCCATAGCTGTAGCTGACTAA
- a CDS encoding DUF4885 family protein, giving the protein MNIRDSVKYSLYSDQLLQLVAKKSSETKGSQSQVIRQKDTLSISKQAAEAAQNNAPTVRSQMNGVQFEIYNLYMDRQRLNSQIDEVLRESGISLSQHENLTLHVDGNNHITVEGIQDEQKKAQIESVLNDSDKRFGARLLNHTELIGEQNGTPLNKDAYEKWHVNEFLNTTTGLTLSDVTLNENGEIVGGNERLDRVIEAAADPKSDLEKSFQSMLKKLKNVLEKGPDTIADRSASFGYSGGTLIDLNVSKGFSTGQLNEWLDDPFLKEILLSNS; this is encoded by the coding sequence ATGAATATTAGAGATAGTGTTAAGTATTCGCTTTATTCAGACCAACTGCTACAGTTGGTAGCCAAGAAGAGTTCGGAAACAAAAGGTTCACAATCGCAGGTGATCAGACAAAAAGACACCCTCTCCATCAGCAAGCAGGCTGCTGAAGCAGCCCAAAATAACGCACCGACAGTACGGTCACAAATGAATGGTGTTCAATTTGAAATTTACAATCTTTATATGGATAGGCAACGTCTAAACAGCCAGATCGATGAGGTTTTGCGAGAGAGCGGAATCTCCCTTTCCCAACACGAAAATCTGACTTTGCATGTTGACGGAAATAACCACATTACAGTTGAAGGCATTCAAGACGAACAAAAAAAAGCACAAATCGAATCTGTCTTAAATGACAGCGATAAACGGTTCGGTGCGCGCCTTTTAAACCACACGGAGCTGATCGGTGAACAAAACGGTACACCGTTAAATAAAGACGCATACGAAAAATGGCATGTGAATGAGTTTTTGAACACAACCACTGGGTTGACCTTGTCAGATGTCACCTTGAATGAAAATGGTGAGATCGTAGGAGGAAACGAACGACTTGATCGAGTGATTGAAGCGGCGGCTGATCCGAAAAGCGACTTGGAAAAAAGCTTTCAAAGCATGTTGAAAAAGCTGAAGAATGTCCTAGAAAAAGGACCTGATACAATAGCAGACAGGTCGGCATCTTTCGGCTATTCTGGTGGAACGCTTATTGACCTCAATGTTTCAAAAGGATTCTCCACAGGACAGCTAAACGAGTGGCTGGATGATCCGTTTTTAAAAGAGATCTTGTTAAGCAACTCTTAA
- a CDS encoding PPC domain-containing protein: MKKSLFLLMVSLFLMAISAISVSANVYEDEYEPNNSFAEAYDLGLWKYKTISATIHSESDRDYYKFYATKGEQLAIHLKNIPANTDYDLYLFKDSFGYPAVGSSERTGNQNEIIRLDVPETGRYIAVVMSKDGSYDGWGFYRLEFIDRMKSGTYTASLSPSSISSPGQGVVSPVATVNLANVSAIPNGAVVRSISAEGTISPSLGHTYREVLNKEEGVWHTSVSGGTLFPDIKPELALPVKTTWNVRYYSLAWSSSTWRSPQLKFNYQYDSTYGW; encoded by the coding sequence ATGAAAAAAAGTTTGTTTCTGTTAATGGTCAGTTTATTTTTGATGGCGATTTCGGCAATCTCGGTATCGGCAAATGTTTATGAAGACGAGTATGAACCGAACAATTCTTTTGCTGAAGCTTATGATTTAGGACTGTGGAAATACAAGACGATTTCTGCAACGATTCATAGTGAAAGCGATAGGGATTATTACAAGTTTTATGCCACCAAGGGAGAGCAGCTTGCCATTCACCTAAAGAACATCCCAGCAAATACAGACTATGATTTATATTTATTTAAGGATTCATTCGGCTACCCTGCCGTAGGATCTTCTGAGAGAACAGGAAACCAAAACGAGATCATCCGTTTGGATGTTCCAGAGACAGGCAGGTACATTGCTGTCGTCATGTCTAAAGATGGGTCATATGACGGATGGGGATTTTACAGGCTTGAATTTATCGACAGAATGAAAAGCGGTACTTATACAGCGAGTCTGTCCCCGTCATCCATTTCAAGTCCTGGACAAGGAGTCGTGTCACCAGTAGCCACTGTCAATCTTGCAAATGTCTCTGCTATTCCTAACGGAGCGGTTGTGAGAAGCATTTCCGCTGAGGGGACCATTTCTCCGAGTCTAGGCCACACATATAGAGAAGTGCTAAACAAGGAAGAAGGAGTCTGGCATACCTCGGTTTCAGGTGGAACATTGTTTCCGGACATAAAGCCTGAACTTGCACTCCCCGTCAAAACAACGTGGAATGTCAGGTACTACTCACTTGCTTGGAGCAGTTCAACATGGAGATCACCTCAACTAAAGTTTAATTACCAATACGATTCAACATACGGGTGGTAA
- the smpB gene encoding SsrA-binding protein SmpB, with the protein MATEGKLIAQNKKARHDYHIEETYEAGMVLTGTEIKSIRNRRVNMKDSFARVAQGEAWLHNLHISPYEQGNRYNHEPVRTRKLLLHRKQISQLIGLTQQKGYTLVPLKIYIKNGVAKVLIGLGKGKKKYDKREDLKQKDAKREIQRAFKDNQLGR; encoded by the coding sequence ATGGCAACAGAAGGAAAACTCATCGCACAAAATAAAAAAGCACGTCATGACTATCATATTGAAGAAACATATGAAGCTGGTATGGTTCTTACTGGAACAGAAATAAAGTCGATTCGTAACAGACGCGTCAACATGAAAGATTCATTTGCACGCGTGGCACAGGGAGAAGCATGGCTTCATAATCTACACATTAGTCCATATGAGCAAGGAAACCGTTATAACCATGAGCCAGTACGAACACGTAAACTTTTACTTCACCGCAAACAAATAAGTCAATTAATTGGACTTACTCAGCAAAAAGGCTATACACTCGTTCCATTGAAAATTTATATTAAAAACGGTGTGGCAAAAGTATTAATTGGACTCGGAAAAGGGAAGAAAAAGTATGATAAGCGAGAAGACTTGAAGCAAAAAGATGCAAAACGTGAAATCCAGCGAGCTTTTAAAGATAATCAACTCGGGAGATAA
- the rnr gene encoding ribonuclease R — MTTDTTKEGILHYMKHDADKPLSIKEMEEAFGLEDSSKFKEFVKTLNELEAQGDIVRTRTNRYGLPEKMDLFRGEVIMHPKGFAFVKTEEGMDDIFIAGTEMNNAMNKDKVLVRLQRKSNGARPEGTIIRILQRGVTQTVGTYVDDKHYGVVVSDDKRIPADILIPKGQELGAVDGHKVLVEITKHPENRMSAEGHVIKVLGHKNDPGVDILSVIHKHGLPGEFPQDALDQANDVPDEIAEEDLKDRRDLREETIVTIDGADAKDLDDAVQVKKLDNGNYLLGVHIADVSHYVKEGSPIDVEAYDRATSCYLVDRVIPMIPHRLSNGICSLNPQVDRLTLSCDMEISANGEVVNHDIYQSVIRTNERMTYTDVRKILLDEDDDVKKRYESLIPFFKDMEELAEILRKKRFSRGAIDFDFKEAKVLVNDEGTPTDVVLRDRSVAERLIEEFMLAANETVAEHFHWMKTPFVYRIHEDPDEDKLNQFLEFITNFGYVVKGKGNEIHPRALQELLQQVKGEPEEAVISQVMLRSMKQARYDPQNAGHFGLSADFYTHFTSPIRRYPDLIVHRLIRTYLIEGKTDDDTIEKWSEKLPELTGHSSEMERRAEDASRETDELKKVQYMEDKVGQEYDGIISGVTNFGLFVELPNTIEGLVHVSYLTDDYYHYDEKRYAMIGERTGNVFRIGDEIEVRVTNVNVDERAIDFEVVGMKPRKARKQDAPRVIEGGSRKRKKQDDKEKEYSGRKKKRKKKAFYENAPKSKRLKGKKKKK, encoded by the coding sequence AAGAGGCGTTTGGCCTTGAAGATTCCAGCAAATTTAAAGAATTCGTTAAAACATTAAATGAACTCGAAGCACAAGGTGATATTGTTCGTACGCGAACAAATCGGTATGGACTACCTGAAAAAATGGATCTTTTCCGCGGTGAAGTTATTATGCATCCAAAAGGATTTGCCTTCGTAAAAACCGAGGAGGGGATGGATGATATTTTTATCGCGGGTACTGAAATGAACAACGCCATGAATAAAGATAAAGTTCTCGTGAGGTTACAGAGAAAATCAAATGGGGCGCGACCAGAAGGAACGATTATCCGCATTTTACAACGAGGGGTGACTCAAACAGTTGGCACGTATGTGGATGATAAACATTACGGCGTTGTTGTATCAGATGATAAACGTATCCCCGCAGATATTTTAATTCCGAAAGGGCAGGAACTAGGAGCTGTTGATGGCCACAAGGTTCTTGTTGAAATAACGAAACATCCTGAAAATCGGATGAGTGCTGAAGGTCATGTTATTAAAGTTCTTGGACATAAAAATGACCCAGGCGTTGATATCCTTTCAGTTATCCATAAACATGGACTACCTGGCGAATTTCCACAGGACGCCCTTGATCAGGCCAATGATGTTCCAGACGAAATAGCTGAAGAAGACTTAAAAGATCGTAGAGATTTACGTGAAGAAACAATTGTGACAATTGATGGGGCTGATGCCAAAGATTTAGACGATGCGGTTCAAGTGAAAAAATTAGATAATGGAAATTATCTATTAGGTGTTCATATCGCTGACGTGAGCCATTATGTCAAAGAAGGTTCGCCAATTGATGTGGAAGCCTACGATCGCGCTACAAGCTGTTATTTAGTTGACAGAGTCATTCCCATGATTCCTCACCGTTTATCCAACGGAATCTGCTCACTTAACCCGCAAGTGGACCGTCTGACCTTATCATGTGATATGGAAATCTCAGCGAATGGGGAAGTTGTCAACCATGACATTTACCAAAGTGTTATTAGGACAAATGAACGGATGACTTACACAGATGTGAGAAAAATATTACTAGACGAAGATGACGATGTGAAAAAACGATATGAATCACTCATCCCGTTTTTTAAAGATATGGAAGAGTTAGCAGAAATTCTACGAAAGAAACGCTTTTCCCGTGGCGCCATCGACTTTGACTTCAAAGAAGCAAAAGTGCTTGTTAATGATGAGGGGACGCCCACCGATGTCGTACTCCGCGATCGGTCAGTAGCTGAGCGGCTAATTGAAGAATTTATGTTAGCGGCGAACGAAACAGTGGCAGAGCATTTTCATTGGATGAAAACACCGTTTGTTTACCGGATTCATGAAGATCCAGATGAAGATAAATTAAACCAATTTCTCGAATTCATTACCAACTTCGGGTACGTGGTGAAAGGAAAAGGGAATGAGATTCATCCGCGGGCCCTTCAGGAACTTCTCCAACAAGTAAAAGGAGAGCCAGAGGAAGCGGTAATCAGTCAAGTGATGCTTCGCTCCATGAAACAAGCACGCTACGACCCACAAAATGCAGGACATTTCGGTTTATCGGCAGATTTCTATACACATTTCACATCACCTATTCGACGGTATCCTGACTTAATTGTTCACCGTCTCATTAGAACCTATCTTATTGAAGGGAAAACAGACGACGACACGATAGAGAAATGGAGTGAAAAGCTTCCTGAATTAACAGGCCATTCATCCGAAATGGAACGACGGGCAGAGGACGCTTCACGAGAAACGGACGAGCTGAAAAAGGTTCAATACATGGAAGATAAAGTTGGGCAAGAATACGATGGGATTATTAGCGGCGTGACAAACTTTGGTCTATTCGTAGAACTTCCGAATACAATTGAAGGTCTCGTTCATGTCAGCTATCTCACTGACGATTACTACCATTACGATGAAAAACGTTACGCTATGATTGGCGAACGGACCGGCAATGTTTTCCGTATTGGGGATGAGATTGAAGTCCGTGTCACTAACGTAAATGTCGACGAACGAGCAATTGACTTTGAAGTTGTAGGGATGAAACCGCGAAAAGCACGCAAACAAGACGCTCCACGCGTCATCGAAGGCGGTAGCCGCAAGCGTAAAAAGCAGGACGATAAAGAGAAAGAGTATTCTGGTCGAAAGAAAAAACGTAAGAAAAAAGCTTTCTACGAAAATGCTCCAAAAAGCAAACGCCTAAAAGGTAAGAAAAAGAAGAAATAG